From Zingiber officinale cultivar Zhangliang chromosome 5B, Zo_v1.1, whole genome shotgun sequence, the proteins below share one genomic window:
- the LOC121986631 gene encoding endoplasmic reticulum-Golgi intermediate compartment protein 3-like — protein MLIFGGAKKVNVSHVIHDLSFGPKYPGIHNPLDGTARILDDTSGTFKYYIKIVPTEYRYLSKEVLPTNQFSVTEYFVPMRDFDRSWPAVFFLYDLSPITVTIREERRSFLHFLTRLCAVLGGTFALTGTC, from the exons ATGCTG ATTTTTGGAGGAGCAAAAAAGGTGAATGTAAGTCATGTGATTCACGATTTGTCTTTTGGACCAAAGTATCCAGGGATCCATAATCCTCTTGATGGAACTGCAAGGATACTAGATGATACAAGTGGAACGTTCAAGTATTATATAAAG ATTGTTCCAACGGAATACAGATACCTCTCTAAAGAAGTGTTGCCTACAAACCAATTTTCTGTCACAGAATACTTTGTGCCAATGCGTGACTTTGATAGGTCATGGCCAG CTGTTTTCTTCTTGTATGATCTGTCACCTATTACGGTGACAATAAGAGAAGAACGACGTAGTTTTCTTCATTTCCTAACTCGGCTATGTGCCGTGCTTGGTGGCACATTTGCTTTAACAGGTACATGCTGA